In Drosophila santomea strain STO CAGO 1482 chromosome 3L, Prin_Dsan_1.1, whole genome shotgun sequence, a single window of DNA contains:
- the LOC120450047 gene encoding collagen alpha-1(III) chain: MSSNLEVRFANWIILLVALLSVSGEIFAKDDASVPRLITLQTSSPAPAPPQEVIIEEDHDHHHHHPPHYQPSYSYPYPQPQPCSCPPGPPGPPGPPGQPGQKGYPGPKGSKGDPGEKGPRGDKGHPGMPGMPGQPGPQGPPGYPGGSYPYGGYPYPPPPPPPTSHEHGGPRGHHRHYDRYYDEEDYDYGNERALGLIKPEEFDDQPFILAFSERRNPFSPKTNKRRN, from the coding sequence ATGTCGTCGAATCTGGAAGTTCGCTTTGCGAACTGGATTATTCTGCTGGTGGCACTACTGTCAGTTTCTGGCGAAATCTTCGCCAAGGATGATGCCTCTGTGCCCCGTCTTATCACCCTTCAAACTAGTAGTCCTGCTCCAGCCCCGCCACAGGAAGTCATCATAGAGGAGGATCacgatcatcatcatcatcatccgcCACACTACCAGCCAAGCTATTCGTATCCGTACCCGCAACCGCAGCCCTGTAGTTGTCCGCCCGGTCCTCCAGGTCCTCCTGGCCCCCCTGGACAGCCTGGACAGAAGGGCTATCCCGGCCCCAAGGGGTCCAAGGGTGATCCCGGCGAGAAGGGGCCGCGAGGAGATAAGGGACACCCAGGGATGCCTGGAATGCCTGGCCAGCCTGGTCCTCAGGGTCCTCCTGGTTATCCAGGAGGTTCATATCCTTATGGTGGATATCCCTAtcctccccctccccctcctcctACTTCACATGAGCATGGAGGCCCAAGAGGACACCATAGGCACTACGATCGCTACTATGATGAGGAGGACTATGATTACGGCAATGAGCGTGCACTTGGTCTAATAAAACCCGAAGAATTCGACGACCAACCCTTCATTTTGGCCTTCAGTGAACGCAGAAATCCGTTTAGCCCAAAAACCAATAAAAGacgaaattaa
- the LOC120449060 gene encoding uncharacterized protein LOC120449060 gives MSQMQLQSQRVRRTRHHRRHQSAEPCECLRPVIRVFGLLTSFVICGVGVDVYMHGYQAGLYIVFSAVLVMFIEIKWLVTIFLQLQCAEDNYQRRTCSCSACWRLSAICGGWRPTPVYAVIGICLILYPHNLWLSYVAGMFLILLGLLRLCTLLRFSPSKEEGLLPQCDFEKVSSFVDTMEDDFAEVGASQAALEDEAEEEGDDHPVIDDDVC, from the exons ATGAGCCAGATGCAACTGCAATCGCAGCGCGTTCGCCGCACTCGGCACCATCGCCGCCATCAGTCCGCAGAACCGTGCGAGTGCCTACGTCCTGTGATAAGGGTTTTTGGTCTGCTGACTTCATTCG ttATCTGCGGCGTTGGCGTTGATGTCTACATGCATGGCTATCAGGCCGGTCTTTATATAGT TTTTTCAGCCGTGCTGGTAATGTTCATTGAGATCAAGTGGCTCGTGACTATCTTTCTGCAACTTCAGTGTGCAGA GGATAATTACCAGCGGAGGACCTGCAGCTGCTCGGCCTGCTGGCGACTTTCAGCGATTTGTGGCGGTTGGCGACCCACTCCGGTTTATGCGGTCATCGGCATCTGCCTGATACTATATCCCCACAATCTGTGGCTGAGTTATGTGGCCGGAATGTTCCTGATACTCCTCGGGCTCCTCAGGCTTTGCACGCTGCTCAGATTCAGCCCCTCCAAGGAGGAGGGCCTCCTGCCGCAGTGTGACTTTGAAAA GGTCTCGAGCTTTGTGGATACCATGGAGGATGATTTCGCGGAGGTTGGTGCCTCGCAAGCGGCCTTGGAGGACGAAGCGGAGGAGGAGGGCGATGACCACCCCGTCATAGATGACGATGTTTGCTAA